From the Lepus europaeus isolate LE1 chromosome 12, mLepTim1.pri, whole genome shotgun sequence genome, one window contains:
- the AK3 gene encoding GTP:AMP phosphotransferase AK3, mitochondrial isoform X2 — protein MTRLALHELKNLTEHSWLLDGFPRTLPQAEALDRTYQIDTVINLNVPFEVIKQRLTARWIHPASGRVYNIEFNPPKTVGIDDLTGEPLIQREDDKPETVIKRLKAYEAQTEPVLEYYRKKGVLETFSGTETNKIWPSVYAFLQTKIPETHQKDSVTP, from the exons ATGACTCGGCTGGCCCTTCATGAGCTGAAAAATCTCACTGAGCACAGCTGGCTGTTGGATG GTTTTCCAAGGACACTCCCACAGGCAGAAGCTCTGGACAGAACTTATCAGATAGACACCGTGATTAACCTGAACGTACCCTTTGAGGTCATTAAGCAACGCCTTACTGCTCGCTGGATTCACCCAGCCAGTGGCCGTGTCTACAACATTGAGTTCAACCCTCCCAAAACTGTG GGCATCGATGACCTGACCGGAGAGCCTCTCATTCAGCGTGAGGACGACAAGCCAGAGACGGTCATCAAGAGACTGAAGGCATACGAGGCTCAAACGGAGCCGGTCCTGGAATATTACCG GAAAAAAGGGGTGTTGGAAACGTTCTCTGGAACAGAAACCAATAAGATCTGGCCCAGCGTATATGCTTTCCTACAAACAAAGATTCCAGAAACACACCAGAAGGACTCCGTCACTCCATGA